A genome region from Meriones unguiculatus strain TT.TT164.6M chromosome 2, Bangor_MerUng_6.1, whole genome shotgun sequence includes the following:
- the Mep1b gene encoding meprin A subunit beta, which translates to MDTWHQLWFLVLATFLLVSGLPAPEKFVKDIDEGIDQDIFDINEDLGLDLFEGDIKLEAQGKNSIIGDVYRWPHTIPYVLEDSLEMNAKGVILNAFERYRLKTCIDFKPWSGEANYISVFKGSGCWSSVGNRRVGKQELSIGANCDRIATVQHEFLHALGFWHEQSRADRDDYVTIVWDRILSGREHNFNIYDDTVSDSLNVPYDYASVMHYSKTAFQNGTEPTIVTRISDFEDVIGQRVDFSDYDLSKLNQLYNCSSSLSFMDSCDFELETICGMIQGSADNADWQRVSWVLGGPENDHSNMGQCKDAGFFMHFNTSSWGEGATAVLESRVLYPKRGFQCLEFYLFNSGSSSDQLNIYTLAYTEGNPAGVLTLQREIKEIPTGSWQLYYVTLQVTEKFRVVFEGRRGPGASSGGLSIDDINLSETRCPHHVWHIQNFTQLLGSQNAAVYSPPFYSPKGYAFQIYLDLNSLTNVGIYFHLISGANDDQLQWPCPWQQATMTLLDQNPDIRQRMSNQRSITTDPTMTMTNDSGSYFWDRPSKVGVQVLFPNGTQYSRSKGYGTSVFITQKRLKSREFIKGDDVYILLTVEDISHLNSTAVVPDPGPTSTVQNACSKVQCQNGGICTVHNDIAECKCPAGEDWWYMGRRCEKKGSTRDTIVIAVSSTVTVFAVMLIITLVSVYCTRKKYRKKTSSTTAAMNLENQHAF; encoded by the exons ccagctccagaaaagtttg tCAAAGATATAGATGAGGGAATTGATCAAGACATATTTGATATCAATGAAG ATTTGGGACTGGACCTTTTTGAGGGAGACATCAAACTCGAG GCACAAGGAAAGAACTCCATCATTGGAGATGTCTATAGATGGCCACACACCATCCCATATGTTCTAGAAGATAGCTTGG AAATGAATGCCAAAGGAGTGATTCTCAATGCGTTTGAGCGCTATCGCCTTAAAACGTGCATTGACTTCAAACCTTGGTCTGGAGAAGCCAACTATATATCAGTGTTCAAGGGCAGTGG GTGCTGGTCCTCAGTAGGAAACAGGCGTGTTGGGAAGCAAGAGCTGTCCATTGGGGCCAACTGTGACCGAATAGCGACGGTTCAGCACGAGTTCCTGCATGCCCTAGGATTCTGGCACGAGCAGTCGCGCGCTGACCGGGATGACTATGTCACTATAGTTTGGGACAGAATTCTGTCAG gcaGAGAACACAATTTCAACATCTACGACGACACTGTGTCCGATTCCCTGAATGTCCCCTATGACTACGCCTCGGTAATGCACTACAGTAAAACTGCCTTTCAGAACGGCACCGAGCCTACCATCGTCACGAGGATCTCCGACTTCGAGGATGTGATTGGCCAGCGAGTGGACTTCAGTGACTACGACCTGTCGAAGCTGAACCAGCTGTATAACTGCT CTTCTTCCTTGAGTTTTATGGACTCCTGTGATTTTGAGCTGGAGACTATCTGTGGCATGATCCAAGGCTCAGCGGATAATGCTGACTGGCAACGGGTTTCATGGGTCCTCGGGGGTCCCGAGAACGATCACTCCAACATGGGCCAGTGCAAAG ACGCCGGCTTCTTCATGCATTTCAATACCAGCTCTTGGGGCGAGGGGGCCACAGCGGTGCTGGAGAGCAGGGTGCTGTACCCCAAGAGAGGGTTTCAGTGCTTGGAGTTTTATCTGTTCAACAGCGGAAGCTCAAGTGACCAGCTCAACATCTACACCCTGGCGTACACTGAGGGCAACCCAGCCGGTGTCTTGACCCTCCAGAGAGAAATTAAAG AAATACCCACCGGGAGCTGGCAACTTTACTACGTCACACTGCAAGTGACTGAGAAGTTTCGAGTGGTATTTGAAGGACGCAGAGGCCCTGGGGCATCGTCAGGTGGCCTGTCTATAGATGACATCAATCTCTCGGAAACAAGGTGTCCTCACCATGTCTGGCATATACAGAATTTCACACAGCTTCTTGGCAGCCAGAATGCAGCTGTGTACAGCCCTCCGTTTTATTCTCCCAAAGGTTACGCTTTTCAGATTTACTTGGATCTAAATTCCTTGACTAATGTGGGAATTTATTTCCACCTGATTTCTGGAGCCAATGATGACCAGTTACAATGGCCTTGTCCTTGGCAACAAGCCACGATGACACTCTTGGATCAAAATCCTGACATCCGACAGCGTATGTCCAACCAGAGGAGTATAACCACCGACCCCACGATGACTATGACTAATG ACAGTGGAAGCTATTTTTGGGACAGGCCTTCCAAGGTGGGAGTACAGGTTTTATTCCCTAATGGAACTCAGTACAGCAGAAGCAAGGGTTATGGAACCAGTGTCTTCATAACCCAAAAGCGGCTGAAGAGCAGAGAGTTCATAAAAGGAGATGATGTTTACATCCTCCTGACCGTTGAAG ACATATCTCACCTTAATTCAACGGCAGTTGTCCCAGACCCAGGCCCCACCTCGACTGTCCAGAACGCCTGCTCCAAAGTCCAATGTCAGAATGGCGGCATCTGCACTGTTCACAATGACATAGCTGAGTGCAA GTGTCCTGCAGGAGAAGACTGGTGGTACATGGGCAGAAGGTGTGAGAAGAAGGGGTCCACCCGAGACACAATTGTCATTGCTGTGTCTTCCACTGTCACCGTGTTTGCTGTGATGCTGATCATCACCCTCGTCAGTGTCTACTGCACCCGGAAGAAGTATCGTAAGAAGACTAGTTCAACTACAGCAGCCATGAATCTAGAAAAC CAACACGCTTTTTGA